The DNA window AAAACCTGGAACCTAATCTCTGGCCCAAACATTAGCTGTATTTGATTgtgcatttttatttattcatctcCTTCCTTGCATTTTGTTGTTCTATGTTGCTACTAGTAAACTAGTAACTAGTTTTTAAAACATGGGTATTCTTACTATTCATGTTCAAATTTAGTGATTCTAAATGTCTTTTTTCCTTCACTAACTTTCTTGACTTATTTTTTCTCATGCAGCTTCTTTGCCTCTTGGTATGAACGATGCTGGGTCTGACAAAGAAAGTAGGAAAAGATCATATGGCCCTTTCTCATTTCCCCGTCAAAAACGTTCCGTACGGCCCCGCTTGAATCTTTCTATTGATTCAGATTCAGAGTAGAGGATATTCCATCTCTAGACTATAACAGCTTTAGACGCCCTTACTGCCGCATTTTGTACCTACAATAAACCAAAGAAAGTTAGAGCAGCATTTTTGGTCCTAAGTCAGTGAAAGCTGTTGTATTCTGAAGCATCTCTCTCTGTTTGGAGCAGCGTTACAAATTCCCCCCCGGCAAAATCATGTTCATGTACTGTGTCATTTCCTTATTGGGAATGAAGGATGTTGGCTGCAACTGTCCTCACTTATTTATGCAGATATGTTCAGAGTTGTCCTAATGTCACATGATAGTTGATAGTGCTGTTTTGTCCAGATGGGCAGGCATTCAGATTTGATACTTCAAATTATTATATCTGCAATTTTGTCTCTGCTATGGATAGCAATTAGCCTGTAAAGTTTCAGCCAACAACTTGGATAGGAAAgttaaattttagttttattatttacaCCCAGGCAGAAGCTTGCTTTTGTAACATATGTGGTTGCTAATATTTTGCTTGCATTATACTTAGGCACTAGATAGAGTGACCTCCTGGATTACCAAATTTTTATGAGGATCGACATTTCCTCCTTTGTTGTATATTCTAGCTCACCGTGTTTCAATCTGGAACACAGCTCGAGCAACGAGTTgaattgttgtaatatattaCATGCTTCAATATGGTGAAAATATTGAGCCTTTTGTGGTGATTTGCCATGTTTGTTTCAGCGAAGGGTCGGATTATAATATCGGGTTATAATAATGAGTATAATTAACCAGAATGAGAATATAATGAAAATGAAATTGATACTAGATTGATATTATTGTACTTCCTCATTATTATCATTTCTCGGTTAGGGATTTTTGCTCTTGGTGAAATTGAACTCATTGAGCAATTTCTCTGGCAGCATATTTGCAAATGAATAGGTAGTGTAAAAGTTTAATATCCTTCAGTGTGTATTATCTTTGGCTAGGAGTTcattttgattatttaattttttaaaaaattgctttGATCCTTCAACTTTTAAATATGTAGCACATGTTTAGGGGTTATGAAAACATACCAAAGTTATCATGACACATTTTTATGCTTGGCTAacttgaaatacaattttttattctttctttaATTAAGCCCGTCCTTTCTTTTTGTTTAGCTGTCATTTCAGTGAATTTACACACTTCACTAATAAACTTAGGGGTTAAATATACGATTGCCCCCTGCCAATAGGGCGAGTTTTGGTTTtaccccctgaagttttttttgtGTGATCTGCCCCCTATAAAACAAAGAATCTGCATAGATGGCGTTCCACGtggcttttaaatattttttaaatccaagtggcatttttttaattataaattattttacgtttttaataatttttataaattatattagttTTTATGAATTCTAAAATTTAAGATTTGGGCCTAATTCTGTATTTGTTGCAGCTTAAGCCCATTTGtatgaatgtattttaaattcatatatgtgtgtgtgtctTTTCTATATAAAGACTTATTTTGTCTTTGTAGAaatcaatgtgggacttcttTGAGAAAGCCATAGAGAAGTCAagcagaaacaacaactggaTGGTTGTTCCCCGTAAGTAAAATCCTCAACACACAAATGGCTGTGCAACTAACACTAAGACCAACACTTTATATATAGATTCATTGCAGCAAACTGAAATTTTAATTCTCAGCTGTAAGTAATTGGGCATTAAATGAAAGGCTAATTAGAAGCGTCAAGTTGGAATATCTTGCTTAAATAGTCATtttaaaaagaaatgatgaataaaAACCTGGAAGCAGTATGCATACTCAATGCAAAGGCAAAGACACAAAACTGAAAAGTTAAAGGATTACTCATTGTGTGCCCTTCAACAGAGAGTAATGCATTGAAACAATAAGTTTACAGCTTTATTTGAATGCATTGAAACAATAACTAATGCAGTTCTTGTCTCTTCAACAGAGACATGTGCATATAAGAATTGCAGCCATGGTTTCATCTATCAGAATAGTCCACACGTGCATGCAAATGAAGTACATTATTGAATGCAAGATTTTGATATAATAAGAGTTTGACTTTGAaaatattgaaagaaaaaaaagttaaattatacCTTTTTTTCCTGATTTTAATTGTGTGCCCTTCATTTTGCTTAGTCACCTCCTGAAGCATATCAATTTCTTCTAGCTTGGCATTCCCAACTTTCATTCTTTCCATGATCATCCAAAGCCATCCTGTTCCCTCCCTGCATGGTGTGCATTGCCCGCAGCTTTCATGCTTGTAGAAGTACGAGAGCCTTGCAATGGTATACTCATTTCTTCCTCAACCGTGCAGGGCTTGTTCACATGTCCTGACACACAATACAACTTTGTCCCAGAATTGTTTTTCCTACCAAAATTGGCAAACCATTCTGGCCCACGCCTTAAAATGGTTGGAGAGACAGCTATGGTTTCAACATTTGTGACAGTGGTGGGACAACCATACAACCCTGCATTGGCTGGGAAAGGAGGCTTCAATCTTGGTTTACCTTGCTTCCCTTCAAGGCTCTCCAAGAGGGCGGTTTCCTCACCACAAATATATGCTCCAGCACCATACAAAACTAGGTGTTGCTCTTTAGTTTTCAGGTTCTAGAATGTACAAAGAGTCCCACATCGACATATCAATAAGAAGGAGAATTGTTTATAAAGACCTTTGCAACCTTAGTTAACAAAAATCTAGATAATGGGCTGCTATATGATGTGAACTTGTGTTTTAGGcccaataaattattttaacaattaattaGTAAAAACA is part of the Vicia villosa cultivar HV-30 ecotype Madison, WI linkage group LG2, Vvil1.0, whole genome shotgun sequence genome and encodes:
- the LOC131651285 gene encoding NADH dehydrogenase [ubiquinone] flavoprotein 1, mitochondrial-like, producing MESKMIALATTSEEASWLRCLLSEIPLWEKPMPVVLIHCDSTVAITKIENRYYNGRRRQIRRKHSTVRDCISKGAVRVDHNLKTKEQHLVLYGAGAYICGEETALLESLEGKQGKPRLKPPFPANAGLYGCPTTVTNVETIAVSPTILRRGPEWFANFGRKNNSGTKLYCVSGHVNKPCTVEEEMSIPLQGSRTSTSMKAAGNAHHAGREQDGFG